Within Metabacillus schmidteae, the genomic segment TTGTAACTTAATTATATAGTGAAGATATAAAATAATGTAGACATAGGTGTCATAGAGAGAGTATGACAAGTGTCATATACCTCATTACATCAGCAATATATATTTTAGGTTTCTGTTCTATATTATATTCGTCTTTGACTATTCAAAAAAGAAAATGAAAGGTGTATATTACTAGGTAATAGAATGTTAGCTTTCAGGAGGAACTATGTTTTATTCGCTTAGGAATAGACTACTTTTAATTTTTACATTATTGTTAACGGTTCCATTCTTACTTTTATCCATTATCATTCCTTCATGGTTTACCTCGATTATTGAACAACAAACGAAGGATTCAACCATTGAAATGATGGATCAATATTCTTTGTACATTGATTCCATTACAAATCAGGCGGAAGATCTCGGCAAACAAGTTCTGGTGAGTCAGGAAACACAAGATTGGCTAAAGGTTGAAAAGGAGGATGAGACAACAACTAGTTCACAAAAATTATTGATTAAAAACCAACTTAAAATGCAGTTATCATCCATGATGATAAACAATTCAAATAATATGTCCATTTCTATTTTTCTTAACGATGGGACCGGGACTTGGGGCAATAACCCTTCCCTTCAGGAAACCGAATGGTACAAAGACTTTTTAGTAAATGACCAAAGGTGGATGAATACTCATATTGACTCCTTCCAACTTTATCAGGAAATGCGGGAAAGAAACTTGAATAGCTATCTCATCCCTTTGTTTGATATGAATATGCTGGAGCTATCCGGGATTATAAAGGTAAGCTTTCCATCTTCTTTACTAGAAACGGCATTAAGTAAAATTAAGCTCGGTGAAAATGGCCGAGTATACTTATTGGATGGAGAAGGAGTTAATGTTTTACCTGGAGATGTGCACACTCCAAAGGATGTCCTAAACAAAAGTCTTAAAAATGTCAAAAACGGTTTAGAAAAGGGATTAGTAGAAGTGAACCATCATGATGAGGAATACCTTGTTTTCTTTCAAAAGCAAAAAGTCGGTGATTGGATTTTAATAAGTGAAATAACAAAGTCAGAGTTATTTGCAAAAATTGATCAACTGCAAAAGAACTTGCTCATAACAAGTGCCCTTATATTTATGTTGACCATTCTTACCTCTTATTTATTGTCTTCTAATATTGTAAGTCCATTAGGGAAGTTAACTAAAGCTATGAAATTTGTAGAACGTGGAGATTTCAGTGGGGCAAAGCAGGTAATGCCTTCAATAAAATCTCATCATCATGAAATAGGTTATGTGATAAAAGTATTTGATCATACGATTGAACAATTAAATCATTTAATCCAAACGGAGTATGAAGCAAACATTCGGAGAAAGGATGCTGAATACAAAGCTTTATTGTTACAAATAAATCCTCACTTCTTAAATAATACAC encodes:
- a CDS encoding sensor histidine kinase, translated to MFYSLRNRLLLIFTLLLTVPFLLLSIIIPSWFTSIIEQQTKDSTIEMMDQYSLYIDSITNQAEDLGKQVLVSQETQDWLKVEKEDETTTSSQKLLIKNQLKMQLSSMMINNSNNMSISIFLNDGTGTWGNNPSLQETEWYKDFLVNDQRWMNTHIDSFQLYQEMRERNLNSYLIPLFDMNMLELSGIIKVSFPSSLLETALSKIKLGENGRVYLLDGEGVNVLPGDVHTPKDVLNKSLKNVKNGLEKGLVEVNHHDEEYLVFFQKQKVGDWILISEITKSELFAKIDQLQKNLLITSALIFMLTILTSYLLSSNIVSPLGKLTKAMKFVERGDFSGAKQVMPSIKSHHHEIGYVIKVFDHTIEQLNHLIQTEYEANIRRKDAEYKALLLQINPHFLNNTLEVIGGLALQGKKKEVMNVSIYLGRMMRYSLNTRTDVVKLGEEISYIRSFIEILKLRYEGALTCEFDEDENTKSISIIKFIIQPLVENAVKYSFIHHTEAEINIKTMLQNGQLFIVVEDRGIGMSEEEIANICHSVEIDGKDSALDSDGQSIGLRNVLGRLSLYYGSDFSFSIESAVGLGTKITLGIKVTEGAIHDEGSDY